TCTGCAAATTAATGCAACAGTGCCTTGTTGACAATGGTGTTGGACAATCCCATTTTGGAGGTACAAGAACTCCATAAAGGTCTGCAAATGAATGCAACAAAGCCTTGTTGACAATGGTGTATCCTGACTTTTTATAGGGTCTGCACCACACATGAACCCTACCCTACTGTGATTCGTCATGCCACATGCTACCAGCCCATTAGTTAGGGTATGATTTGCAACCTCATAGGCCCAGGTAAGAAGTTGCGTCAGGTGTTACCATATTCTATGGAAGACAATTGATGTTCCAATGACTCACAAGACTTACACACAGGTTCCCAAGCCATCCCATTAGGTTAAACTTTGTGACCATTGTACATATTTCTATCCCATTAATTTTAGTTGGTCATTGTATGTACACCAGTCTCTTTCAGATTGGATTAGAACTTCCCTACACACAGATATACTCTATATTTTTCATTATAACTTTACAATAAAATCTATAATTGACATGTCTTATAGTGAGAAAcagatatatacacatataagcaCTGTACAACTCTTCTACAAATTGTTTTGTTATGAACAAGGTTAGATACCAACTCTTTCTTACCTGTGTAAGGGGCAGTGCATTCATGGCCACATCCGTTGTGGCAGCATTTCTCATTGTTCGGACAGTCACTGTCATCAGAGCAGTATTCTGCACACATCCCTGAGCCCCACTTCCGTCGTGGGCACACACCAGGCTTTGCTGTGACAGAGAATAGGTTTAAGCAAAGAGATAGTCTTCTATATTGAATGAGGAATGGAGTGAACATTGTGTGTTTAGTGCGTGTTCAGTCTCtccaacataaaaataaataaaccaacagtgtgtgatgagtgtaaaGTTTTGGGGGTGGGTTGCTTACTGAAAGCTGGAGGCACACAGACAGCTCCACAGTCAAAGACACAGCATTTGTGATCACCTGCACAGTCGTCGTCACAGACACAAGCACGACTGGACGGTACCACGGTCAACTTCCTAGGGCAGTGGCCTGCTTTAAACACTACAACACAGAGCTTCTTTTCAGCTTGCTGAATAGTGGTTTATTTAACAAACTCTATGGAGTTCTAGCCTTTGGTGAACAAAATTATTAATGTAATCAGTGCAAAAATAACTATTAATACCcattataataacaatattaatacaGTACAAAAAATCTCCTCTGTACTGCAACAAATTAAGACTACATAATATTTAGTTTTAGCAGTCATTGAGGATGTGCAATATCACAGAAGACAAACAGAACCATAATTGTCATGCAAAAGTCTgcacttttctcatttttcaaAATATCTACACACTTGAGATTTTTGATTTTCAGTAATATCTGGTGCAAATTCTGTACTTTTTTAATATCGTTAAATATATTTCAGAAAAACAAACCTCAGCCTTATGTCACATATAAGCTATATATTTCCTATATACGTTTGGACCTAAAACGAATTAAATGCTTGTTTTGGTTGAAACTAAAACTTCTACAAGAAAAATAAACTGGTCTATCTCACTAAAACTGAGATATGTCAAGAGTGTGCGATGTAAAGTGTGTTAAGGAGAAGTAAGCTAAACTACAGAGAGATGATTCAACAATCTGAACCTCAAGGAGAatattttattcttcattttccattgatgtttttttctcttttaactgGTActcaaaattaaaacataaacaaactataTTTAATTAAGTTTAAAATCCCACTGTCTTGATCTTATGTTAGATTGTtttgatttacattttaaaatccatACAGAGAAATATGACTATTTACAATTAATTACAGCAAATGTttgatgaatgtttttttttttgcaatcaacacctctaatatacagctctggaaaacaattgagagaccacttcagtttctgaatcagattctctaattttgctatttataggaatttgtttgagtaaaatgaaaatgcaaagaaaacaagtttatattcataaagttttaagagttcagaaatcaatatttagtagaataaccctggtttttaatcacagatttttaatgcatcttggcatgttctcctccaccagtcttacacactgcttttggataactttttgccactcctggtgcaaaaattcagcttggtttgatggcttgcgatcatccatcttcctcttgattaaattccagaggttttcaattgggtaaaatcaaagaaactcataatttctaagtggtctcttatttttttccagagctgtatatgcaacaACATTTCCTAAGTTATGTAGAGTTATAAAGATTGTGCTTGCTAAAAAAATACTAgtttaaaaaaaggaataaaagtgAAATTCGTCTATTTATTTCTGAATCGAGTTGAACAACAAAGAATGGTTGGTGTTGAACTGAATCACTGTTGAACTGTTCAAAGCTTTTTACTAACAGGAgagaaatgttaattaaaaatcaCAGTACACAGCCTCTTTAACTATTTTACCTTAGTCTAATCCAGTGTCTGAAGTGAACAGTGGTAGTTGAGAGTTTAGCTAAAGTTCTGGAGAATTAGGGAATAAATGAATAAGTTTATCTAAAGCTGTGACTCACCCGTGGAGTTTCGGGCCGGAGTAGCGCTGGAGGGGCTCGGCCATTCACACACACTAAACAGAACAAAGCTAAGAAAACACAGAACCTGGGTCTTCATCTTCTCTCCTACTGCCTCACACAAGACTGGACTGGCTGCAGAAAACAAAACACTctgtcagcagagagagagagagagagagagagatagagagagatagagagagagagagagatctgcagGGTCCCACCGCCAGCTGCTTTACTGCTTCCTTCATAAACAGTCTGCGTGTTTAATCCGCCTGCTGAACATCAGCCAATCCCTATGAattatgtgatatatatataaattcacaGCAAATAcaaccaacataaaaaaaatatatatataaatacggGATTCAAATAAAATTGAAAAGCTTCAAAATATTTATGGATTTGTGCCATTTTTTAATTTGTcgaaaaataagtaagtaaatgtaTATACTTATAGACactatataacacatatataataaataaagtctgaataaaatATTTGGAATAAGGGTATCTTTTTAGCAACTTATtttctcagagggtcctggggtaattttctattttatgtaattttattcccatccggaacaacCAGGTATGTGTTTTCACAGACAGAATTACCTAATTTACTGTTTTTCTTGAAGTGTTATTTTcgaggatggcttgggaacacccacacctgtatacgttgtaAGATATTATCATgggagtgaggctgaacactggccaacatgctcattgCAATGGGACATGAGTTAGggcaaggcctgatagtgagtgCCAGATAAATAAAACATATCAAGATGTGCAATTCCACAAAACACAATACTACTTCCTGTCCCTTGATAATTGGCATGGCAGTGTTAACACACTATCCAGTTTCTAATcacaaaattaatataaattaagtaGACTTGGCCGCTAGACAgtgtgggggaaaatcaacatttattccatgtattcctgatttacttcatgtattcataatcaattatactgattattactgttaatcattcaatattcatcctgttaatcattcaatcagtatgttatcattgattttatgtgaactgtgtattctctgctcctgggacatacaggctcagatttgaggcctaaagagatgaaaattgagttctgcctggagactagcgggtcatagcaaatggagttttctgatttatgaattattctctcctaaaaagcttatcttctggtacgtgcagtttctgttcctctttttatatttggtagTGATCTGTTCCAAACAGATCACGAGTTTGGCATTGCCTCATGTATGCAAgggggactgtataaaaatgcccagtcgacacagaaacggggctttttccgactttcctgactactctcatttttcatccattgcttttgctttatttttcctttttgtaacttcaaaataaaaaccttctctttttggcatcccggctcgttgactgtctttgtcgatttccacgacaaacTGGCGTCCCTGCGGTGGGCTGCTCGTGCACCGGGACCTCTAGACCCTGCAAGAAAAGCGGAGGAcgctcttgggttaaaaaaaaaaaagaaacccaaccttagaacctcaactgttttttagaggaaaaggcgttttctctgggggtcgaggggtgtccggggccgctgcagccgcaccacgtgtgagtatatttttatatctttcttcgTCTGGTTTGAGCCCCCTGGCACACAGTCTGAGTTGATGTGAAGAGGTTAGAGGCAAAAGGAGgaacctgtaattttttttggtgCTGTGTGTTTGCCTCAATCCAAGATTTGGGGCATAGCCCAGAAAAAAACTGGTTCCTGGGGGCCGGATAACCCGCCTTTGTATgacgatatttaaaggttaaagattttTTCCCCTGGTTTTTTGGTGAGAAA
The Astyanax mexicanus isolate ESR-SI-001 chromosome 13, AstMex3_surface, whole genome shotgun sequence DNA segment above includes these coding regions:
- the wfdc2 gene encoding WAP four-disulfide core domain protein 3, which gives rise to MKTQVLCFLSFVLFSVCEWPSPSSATPARNSTVFKAGHCPRKLTVVPSSRACVCDDDCAGDHKCCVFDCGAVCVPPAFTKPGVCPRRKWGSGMCAEYCSDDSDCPNNEKCCHNGCGHECTAPYTVKPGRCTKPKGTPMCAEYCYHDGQCPGEQKCCQTTCGHACSEPC